A genomic segment from Spinacia oleracea cultivar Varoflay chromosome 3, BTI_SOV_V1, whole genome shotgun sequence encodes:
- the LOC110796735 gene encoding uncharacterized protein has translation MFPQFSNFSFLFLSLLLITFTQIAKCDTQPSVIRLPTDFAGDAKLCSPEESSPKSCPVKCFRPDPVCGENGVTYWCGCADAYCSGTRVAKLGYCEVGSGGSGPLSGQAFLLVHLIWLIVLGFSVLCGLL, from the coding sequence ATGTTTCCCCAATTTTCCAATTTCTCTTTCCTattcctctctctcctcttaatCACCTTTACCCAAATCGCAAAATGTGACACCCAACCTTCCGTCATTCGATTACCCACCGATTTCGCCGGAGATGCTAAGTTATGCTCGCCTGAAGAATCTTCCCCAAAATCTTGCCCAGTTAAATGTTTTCGACCCGACCCAGTTTGCGGCGAAAATGGGGTTACCTACTGGTGCGGTTGCGCGGATGCTTATTGCTCGGGTACTCGGGTCGCAAAGTTAGGCTATTGTGAGGTGGGAAGTGGTGGGTCGGGTCCATTGTCGGGTCAAGCTTTTCTGTTGGTTCATCTGATATGGCTTATTGTATTGGGGTTTTCTGTTCTTTGTGGTTTACTTTGA
- the LOC110780012 gene encoding uncharacterized protein, translating to MGGCASKPKDLDVNELVPAEAPAADKPEAEPVAQENNGGEETKTEEPLVDIPVTTEEAKESSESTPSEEPTEVAETKAEEKVEAEEKTEAKAEAEEKTEAKAEEKTEAKAEEKIEAKAEEKTEAGVIPAAEVAVASETEKAPEPVEEAKVVEAQTSQDKSDAPLVTM from the exons ATGGGCGGCTGTGCTAGCAAACCTAAGGACTTGGACGTCAACGAGCTTGTGCCCGCTGAGGCTCCTGCTGCTGATAAGCCTGAGGCCGAGCCTGTTGCACAG GAAAATAATGGAGGTGAAGAGACAAAAACAGAAGAGCCCTTGGTAGATATCCCTGTAACCACAGAAGAAGCTAAAGAGTCCTCAGAATCAACGCCATCAGAAGAGCCTACAGAGGTAGCAGAAACCAAGGCCGAGGAGAAGGTGGAGGCTGAAGAAAAGACCGAGGCTAAGGCCGAGGCTGAAGAAAAAACCGAGGCTAAGGCTGAGGAAAAAACCGAGGCCAAAGCTGAGGAAAAGATCGAGGCCAAAGCTGAGGAAAAGACGGAGGCTGGGGTAATTCCTGCAGCTGAGGTAGCTGTCGCCTCTGAGACAGAGAAGGCCCCTGAACCAGTAGAAGAAGCTAAGGTTGTTGAGGCTCAAACCTCACAAGACAAAAGTGATGCACCTCTTGTTACAATGTAA